From the genome of Patescibacteria group bacterium, one region includes:
- a CDS encoding diacylglycerol kinase family protein, whose translation MYIYIYDSCLKENKYRKLLDKIESRIIDLDIKGKILKLNILKNIKQFINEEIEKGAHTVVVVGNDSTLSSILENIIDQKITIAYIPIDKGSKFAQILGIPYGELACNILSGRIIKKLDIGKINKKYFLNSIIIENSDNIEMKIDSFTIKALPKNKIIIKNLSFDTNQELKQSNPTDGILEIFIENCGGFMKKNLKHSLFTTDRLLINSKGESTPLIIDNNQIINTPVEITIADDKLNIIVGSNRQF comes from the coding sequence ATGTATATATACATATACGATTCTTGTCTAAAAGAAAACAAATACCGAAAACTACTTGATAAAATAGAAAGCAGAATTATTGATCTTGATATAAAGGGGAAAATACTCAAACTAAATATACTAAAAAATATAAAACAATTCATAAATGAAGAAATAGAAAAAGGAGCTCATACAGTTGTGGTTGTTGGAAATGACTCAACCCTTAGCTCTATACTAGAAAATATAATTGACCAAAAAATCACTATCGCATACATACCAATAGATAAGGGAAGTAAATTTGCACAAATACTTGGCATACCTTATGGGGAACTTGCTTGCAATATATTAAGCGGAAGAATAATAAAAAAACTTGATATAGGAAAAATAAACAAAAAATACTTCCTAAATTCTATCATAATAGAAAACTCAGATAATATTGAAATGAAAATAGACAGTTTTACAATAAAAGCTCTCCCAAAAAATAAAATAATAATAAAAAATTTAAGTTTTGACACAAACCAAGAATTAAAACAATCAAACCCAACAGATGGAATATTAGAAATATTTATAGAAAACTGCGGGGGGTTTATGAAAAAAAATTTAAAACATAGTTTATTTACAACTGATAGATTACTTATTAATTCAAAGGGTGAATCTACTCCACTTATAATAGATAATAATCAAATAATAAATACTCCAGTAGAGATAACTATTGCTGATGATAAATTAAATATAATAGTAGGAAGTAATAGACAATTCTAA
- a CDS encoding polymer-forming cytoskeletal protein: MFKKEGIQNIKNTETVIGESVVVEGEFNGHGNVVIEGKLNGNLTTDGHVLVGDKSEINADLRAGSAFISGKLTGNIKVDESLDVAKTAEIKGDIEAKSIAMESGCRINGKLSINPDTNMERINRKQKLEKEEISE, translated from the coding sequence ATGTTTAAAAAAGAAGGTATTCAAAATATAAAAAATACAGAAACTGTAATAGGTGAATCTGTTGTTGTAGAAGGTGAATTTAATGGACATGGAAATGTAGTAATAGAAGGCAAGTTAAATGGCAATCTTACAACAGATGGACACGTTCTAGTAGGCGACAAATCTGAAATAAATGCCGATCTTCGTGCTGGAAGTGCGTTTATATCTGGAAAATTAACCGGCAACATCAAGGTAGATGAATCTCTTGATGTAGCAAAGACAGCGGAAATAAAAGGCGATATAGAGGCAAAATCCATTGCAATGGAGTCTGGATGTAGAATAAATGGAAAACTAAGTATAAATCCAGACACAAATATGGAAAGAATAAATAGAAAACAAAAATTAGAAAAAGAAGAAATTTCAGAATAA